In the genome of Tannockella kyphosi, one region contains:
- the cas1 gene encoding type II CRISPR-associated endonuclease Cas1 gives MTWRTVVITRKCKLSYKNNYLLVRNEKVEMIHLSEINTIIVDSTMVSITTYLLVELVKNKIKLVVCDNERNPLGEFVPYYGRYNSSKIIQKQIHWEVDTSQNVWTTIIKQKIINQAKLLSKLDIDTANLIYEYHDGVRLYDVTNREGHAAKVYFNSLFGKNFTRDDDSSINKALNYGYSILLSNFNKEIVSCGYLTQIGLKHCNEYNYFNLSSDLMEPYRILIDEIVYENRFDRFDGGFKLKLIGVLNKKILIDGKEQYVSNALSIYVKSVFNSLDTGEVNQLSLYDFV, from the coding sequence GTTATAAGAATAACTACCTGTTAGTGAGAAATGAAAAAGTAGAAATGATTCATCTTTCAGAAATTAATACAATTATTGTAGATTCCACAATGGTTTCTATTACAACCTATTTATTAGTGGAGTTGGTAAAGAATAAAATAAAGTTAGTAGTTTGTGATAATGAGCGAAATCCTTTAGGAGAGTTTGTACCATATTATGGCAGATATAATTCAAGTAAAATAATTCAAAAACAAATACACTGGGAAGTTGACACTTCCCAGAATGTTTGGACAACTATAATAAAACAAAAAATTATTAATCAAGCAAAACTACTGTCTAAATTAGATATAGATACAGCAAACCTGATTTACGAATACCATGATGGTGTTAGATTATATGATGTAACAAATCGTGAAGGGCATGCGGCAAAGGTGTATTTTAACAGCTTGTTTGGTAAAAATTTTACAAGAGATGATGATAGTTCCATAAATAAAGCTTTAAACTATGGATATTCAATTTTGTTATCAAACTTTAATAAAGAGATAGTTTCCTGTGGTTATTTGACACAAATTGGGCTAAAACATTGTAATGAATACAATTATTTTAATCTTTCTTCTGATTTGATGGAACCATATAGAATATTAATAGATGAAATTGTTTATGAAAATAGATTTGATCGATTTGACGGAGGATTTAAGCTGAAATTGATAGGTGTGTTAAATAAAAAAATATTGATTGATGGCAAGGAACAATATGTGAGTAACGCACTATCGATATACGTAAAAAGTGTATTTAATTCATTAGATACTGGTGAGGTGAATCAGTTATCTTTATACGATTTTGTATGA
- the cas2 gene encoding CRISPR-associated endonuclease Cas2, with protein sequence MRIIVFFDLPTLSYQDIKAYTKFRKFLIKDGFIMMQESVYIKLALNNTVASAQINRIKTNKPPDGLVQVLTITEKQFSKMEYVVGFKSTEVVDTDERLIVL encoded by the coding sequence ATGAGGATTATCGTTTTTTTTGACTTGCCAACACTAAGTTATCAAGATATTAAAGCATACACTAAGTTTCGAAAGTTTCTTATAAAAGATGGTTTTATCATGATGCAAGAAAGCGTATATATAAAATTAGCATTAAATAATACAGTAGCATCTGCACAAATTAATAGAATTAAAACAAATAAACCTCCGGATGGTCTAGTGCAGGTTTTAACGATAACGGAAAAACAATTTTCTAAAATGGAATATGTTGTGGGGTTCAAATCGACAGAAGTGGTGGACACAGATGAAAGGTTGATAGTACTATGA